The following proteins come from a genomic window of Streptococcus oralis:
- a CDS encoding LysR family transcriptional regulator: MNLKDLQYFYDLCQVQSYTDVAKQHKVSQPSISYAIKRLEEAFNCKLIHHDPSHRSFKLTHQGEILLKHTELILPEVISARKEINRSLAHYSTVGFPPIIIQYLFASLNEEKEFDFLKKIRPIRGGSVELLNLLLKGDLDASLLGLIEPLNHPSIETHELFHKELYVVLSKNHPLATASSLIFRDLVDQPFILLDEHFVHLKAFELLNQKYQNRAEIFFKSDDIVILKELLKKGIGLSLLADIALSDEDDDLIKIPLIPEDQITFTVYYAYLKSATLSSEVESLFNLIKSYE, from the coding sequence ATGAACTTAAAAGACCTACAGTATTTTTATGATCTCTGCCAAGTCCAATCCTATACAGACGTAGCAAAACAGCACAAAGTTAGCCAACCTTCTATTTCTTATGCCATCAAGCGATTAGAGGAGGCCTTTAATTGTAAGTTGATTCACCACGATCCCTCACACCGATCCTTCAAACTGACTCATCAAGGAGAAATCCTTCTGAAACACACAGAACTGATCTTACCTGAGGTCATTTCTGCTCGCAAAGAAATAAATCGTTCTTTGGCTCATTACTCTACTGTAGGATTTCCTCCTATTATCATACAGTATCTCTTTGCTTCTCTAAATGAAGAAAAAGAATTTGATTTTTTAAAAAAAATACGTCCCATCCGCGGTGGCTCCGTGGAGTTATTAAACCTTCTCCTCAAGGGAGACCTTGATGCAAGCTTACTCGGTTTGATTGAACCACTCAATCATCCTTCAATAGAGACGCATGAACTATTTCATAAAGAACTGTATGTCGTTTTATCCAAGAACCATCCTCTTGCTACTGCTTCTTCCCTCATTTTTCGAGATTTAGTAGATCAACCCTTTATCCTTTTAGACGAACACTTTGTTCACTTGAAAGCTTTTGAACTTCTTAATCAGAAGTATCAAAACAGGGCAGAAATATTCTTCAAGAGTGACGACATTGTCATTCTTAAAGAACTTTTAAAGAAAGGTATCGGCCTTAGTTTACTGGCTGATATCGCACTTTCTGATGAAGATGATGATTTAATAAAAATCCCTCTAATACCGGAGGACCAGATAACATTTACAGTTTATTACGCTTATCTCAAATCAGCTACACTGTCATCAGAAGTAGAATCCTTATTTAATCTCATTAAATCATATGAATAG
- a CDS encoding helix-turn-helix domain-containing protein, which yields MTTKNYLQQYISQKVKYFRTQNKMSQEELSEQAGLGLKYINQLENQSVNLTIHSLEKVIDALQMTPEEFFNFSSLESTSDKTENLSLKRLNMKIKQLPIDKREKMLVIFESILDNL from the coding sequence ATGACAACTAAAAACTATTTACAACAATATATTTCCCAAAAAGTGAAATATTTTCGAACACAGAATAAAATGAGCCAGGAAGAACTTTCTGAACAGGCGGGACTTGGTCTTAAGTATATCAATCAACTAGAAAACCAAAGTGTGAATCTGACCATTCACAGTCTAGAAAAAGTGATTGATGCCTTACAGATGACCCCAGAGGAGTTTTTCAATTTTAGTAGCCTTGAATCCACCTCTGATAAGACTGAAAATCTTTCACTAAAGAGATTGAACATGAAGATTAAACAACTCCCTATTGATAAACGAGAAAAGATGTTGGTCATTTTTGAAAGTATCTTAGATAATCTCTGA
- a CDS encoding malolactic enzyme: MTAHDILNNPFLNKGTAFTLEERKELGLIGLLPPYVQTIEEQAAQTYAQMETKANDLEKRLFLMEIFNTNRTLFYYLFSQHLEEFNPIVYDPTIADTIEGYSDLFVDPQYAGYLDINHPENIEATLKNAAGDREIRLIVVTDAEGILGIGDWGTNGVDISVGKLMVYTGAAGIDPSMVLPLVIDAGTNREELRNNPNYLGNRHERVRGDRYYDFIDQFVQAAERLFPKLYLHWEDFGRLNAANILEKYRKQIPTFNDDIQGTGIVTLGGIFGSLDISGEKLTDQVYLCYGGGTAGAGIASRVLREMVSEGLSEEEAYKRFFMVDKQGLLFDDMDDLTPEQKPFAKKRADFSNADKLTDLLEVVKTVKPTILVGTSTQPNTFTKEIVEAMCENTERPMIFPLSNPTKLAEASAKDLIEWSDGKAFVATGIPADTVSYKGVDYVIGQANNALIYPGLGLGMLASEASLLTDEMIGAAAHSLSGIVNSGQPGAPVLPPFKYVADVSIKVAEAVAKKAQEQGLARAKETDMAKAVRDLKWYPTYK; the protein is encoded by the coding sequence ATGACTGCACATGATATTTTAAACAATCCTTTCCTTAATAAGGGAACTGCCTTTACCTTAGAGGAGCGAAAGGAACTAGGCCTTATTGGGTTATTGCCACCTTATGTCCAAACGATTGAAGAACAAGCAGCGCAAACTTATGCACAAATGGAAACAAAAGCCAATGATTTGGAAAAACGTTTGTTCTTAATGGAAATCTTTAATACCAACCGGACTCTTTTCTATTATCTCTTTTCTCAACATTTGGAAGAATTTAATCCAATTGTATATGACCCAACCATTGCAGATACGATTGAAGGCTATAGTGACCTTTTTGTAGATCCACAATATGCGGGATATCTTGATATCAATCATCCTGAAAATATTGAAGCTACTTTGAAAAATGCTGCCGGGGATCGCGAGATTCGACTCATTGTTGTAACAGATGCAGAAGGAATTCTTGGAATTGGAGACTGGGGAACAAATGGTGTCGATATTTCTGTTGGGAAATTGATGGTCTATACGGGTGCTGCTGGAATCGATCCTTCTATGGTCCTTCCTTTAGTCATTGATGCAGGGACTAACCGTGAAGAACTTCGTAACAATCCTAATTACTTAGGAAATCGTCACGAACGGGTCCGCGGAGATCGTTACTACGACTTCATTGACCAATTCGTTCAAGCAGCAGAACGTCTCTTTCCTAAACTCTACCTTCACTGGGAAGACTTCGGTCGCTTGAATGCTGCCAATATTCTTGAAAAATACCGGAAGCAAATTCCAACCTTTAATGATGATATTCAAGGTACAGGAATCGTTACCTTAGGTGGTATCTTTGGTTCATTGGATATTAGTGGTGAAAAATTAACAGATCAAGTTTATCTCTGCTATGGTGGTGGTACTGCGGGTGCAGGAATTGCCTCTCGTGTTCTTCGTGAAATGGTGAGTGAAGGTCTTTCCGAAGAAGAAGCTTATAAACGTTTCTTTATGGTTGATAAACAAGGTCTTCTCTTTGATGACATGGATGACCTAACTCCTGAACAAAAACCGTTTGCTAAGAAACGTGCCGACTTTAGTAACGCAGACAAGTTGACTGACCTGCTTGAAGTAGTGAAGACTGTGAAGCCAACCATTCTTGTAGGAACTTCAACTCAACCTAATACCTTCACTAAAGAAATAGTAGAAGCTATGTGCGAAAATACTGAACGTCCAATGATCTTCCCATTATCAAATCCAACCAAGCTGGCCGAAGCAAGCGCCAAAGATTTGATCGAATGGTCAGATGGCAAAGCTTTTGTCGCAACAGGAATTCCTGCTGATACGGTCTCTTATAAAGGTGTAGACTATGTGATTGGTCAAGCCAATAATGCCTTGATTTACCCGGGTCTTGGTCTAGGTATGTTAGCTTCTGAAGCAAGTCTACTGACAGATGAAATGATTGGAGCAGCGGCTCATTCATTGAGTGGTATTGTCAATTCAGGCCAACCAGGAGCTCCTGTCTTGCCACCATTCAAGTATGTAGCAGATGTTTCTATTAAGGTAGCTGAAGCAGTCGCTAAAAAAGCGCAAGAACAAGGTCTTGCACGTGCTAAAGAAACTGATATGGCTAAAGCAGTTCGTGATTTGAAATGGTATCCAACCTATAAATAA
- a CDS encoding AEC family transporter has product MEIFLTSIQSIVPIIVIIILGYFLQVRGWFQESFGNDLSKLIMNVAMPVAIFTSVLKYLTLDKLISLSGGLLYTFIAFILGYLMAFIAVKLFRVRPGRRGTMINTFVNANTIFIGLPLNIALFGDQALPYFLVYYITNTVSTWTLGVYLMTSDSKEGASKQAQKFNWKKLFPAPLLGFLVALVFLVLRLPVPSFAESTLTYIGSLTTPLSLVYIGIVLAKAGLNTIAFDKDTIVTLVGRFILAPLTMLLVLKFFAPNMTTAEFKTFMIQSATPALAVLPILANQGKGDVEFSTNVVTLSTVLFIIVIPILQTLLG; this is encoded by the coding sequence ATGGAAATCTTTTTAACTTCAATTCAGAGTATTGTACCTATTATTGTCATTATCATTTTAGGTTACTTCTTACAAGTCCGTGGTTGGTTTCAAGAGAGTTTTGGAAATGATTTATCAAAACTCATTATGAATGTGGCCATGCCAGTGGCAATTTTTACCTCTGTTCTTAAATATTTAACGTTAGATAAATTGATTAGCTTGTCTGGCGGTTTGTTGTATACGTTTATCGCCTTCATTCTTGGTTACCTAATGGCCTTTATAGCTGTGAAACTTTTTAGAGTGCGCCCGGGCCGTCGAGGAACCATGATTAATACTTTCGTGAATGCTAATACCATTTTTATTGGTTTGCCTTTAAACATAGCTCTGTTTGGAGATCAAGCCCTTCCCTACTTCTTGGTGTATTATATTACAAATACGGTATCTACTTGGACATTAGGTGTCTATCTAATGACCTCGGATAGCAAAGAAGGAGCTTCAAAACAAGCTCAAAAATTCAATTGGAAGAAGCTCTTCCCAGCCCCTTTATTGGGATTTCTCGTAGCCCTCGTATTTTTAGTGCTCCGTCTTCCTGTCCCAAGTTTTGCGGAAAGTACCTTGACTTATATTGGTAGTTTAACAACGCCACTATCTCTTGTCTATATCGGTATTGTTCTTGCAAAGGCAGGCTTGAATACGATTGCTTTTGATAAAGATACAATTGTCACTTTGGTTGGACGTTTTATCCTAGCTCCTCTGACCATGCTTCTTGTATTGAAGTTTTTTGCCCCAAATATGACAACAGCAGAATTTAAGACCTTTATGATTCAGTCTGCTACACCAGCTCTAGCAGTTCTTCCAATCCTTGCCAATCAAGGAAAAGGAGATGTTGAGTTTTCAACGAATGTGGTGACTCTAAGTACAGTGCTCTTTATAATTGTTATTCCAATACTCCAAACTTTATTAGGATAA
- a CDS encoding SIR2 family protein: MFFFFFDDENKSNDKQVELHYLSNSISYGADKIDGKEFFDSLGKLEKQESKDDSQNEFKESDFKRLISEKVRKTIYGEKYSNIIFLAGAGASVVGGNPNYGKTVKMIADDVFEKLHGIDELYTLEELAEMCRYKDGKILDFTEFESSESSTLDNGFNLEDFLSALFHYRPYVPDDDKVKFNETLDKILQLIKKNTNYSYNGKVLKHGALLKFLSDLSGKDGNKFSVITTNYDVLIEEAASENNFVIFDGFNFTPLPKFDSNMFEWNLVKEIQNVNTREVEYKEKTFNLVKIHGSLTWEKQDNGDIVRKNKDSITETDKMVMVFPSSDKFAQSYQEPYFELFTKFQELIKRPNTLLISSGFSFADDHISKMITQALKNNSSMKLLVTDFNIDPNRQWDETNKQYDEIVESDTKYNKNWGELIHLMNEGYPISFLKATMNSDLVDYLSGRYLNDEN, encoded by the coding sequence ATGTTTTTTTTCTTTTTTGATGATGAGAATAAATCTAACGATAAACAGGTTGAATTGCATTATTTATCTAATTCTATTTCATACGGTGCAGATAAAATTGATGGCAAGGAGTTTTTTGATTCACTTGGTAAGCTCGAAAAGCAAGAATCAAAGGATGACTCTCAAAACGAATTTAAAGAGAGTGATTTTAAGCGCTTGATTAGTGAAAAAGTCCGAAAAACTATTTATGGAGAGAAATATTCAAATATTATTTTTCTTGCTGGGGCTGGAGCATCTGTAGTAGGAGGAAATCCAAATTATGGAAAAACAGTCAAAATGATTGCAGATGATGTATTTGAAAAACTACATGGCATAGACGAGCTCTACACATTAGAAGAATTGGCTGAAATGTGCAGGTACAAAGACGGAAAGATATTAGACTTCACAGAATTTGAATCATCTGAGAGTTCTACATTGGATAATGGTTTTAATTTGGAAGATTTTCTATCCGCATTATTCCATTATCGTCCATATGTGCCAGATGATGATAAAGTGAAGTTTAACGAAACACTTGATAAAATTTTACAACTGATTAAGAAAAACACAAACTACTCGTATAATGGTAAAGTCTTGAAGCATGGAGCATTACTAAAGTTTTTATCTGACCTATCAGGAAAAGATGGAAATAAATTTTCCGTTATCACAACTAATTATGATGTTTTGATTGAAGAAGCTGCATCAGAAAACAATTTTGTAATTTTTGATGGATTCAACTTTACTCCTCTTCCAAAGTTTGATAGCAATATGTTTGAATGGAATCTTGTGAAGGAGATCCAGAATGTCAATACCAGAGAAGTTGAATATAAGGAGAAGACATTTAATCTTGTTAAAATCCATGGTTCACTGACTTGGGAAAAACAGGATAATGGTGATATCGTAAGAAAAAATAAGGACAGTATTACTGAGACAGATAAAATGGTCATGGTTTTTCCAAGTTCAGATAAGTTTGCTCAAAGCTATCAGGAGCCATATTTTGAATTATTCACAAAATTTCAAGAGCTTATAAAGCGTCCCAATACTTTACTGATTTCTTCAGGTTTTAGTTTTGCGGATGATCATATTTCTAAGATGATTACACAGGCATTAAAAAATAACTCTAGTATGAAATTACTGGTAACAGACTTTAATATTGACCCAAACAGGCAGTGGGATGAGACGAATAAACAATATGATGAGATTGTGGAGTCGGATACTAAATATAATAAAAACTGGGGAGAACTTATACATCTGATGAATGAAGGTTATCCAATCTCATTTTTAAAGGCAACTATGAATAGTGACTTGGTTGATTATTTGTCTGGAAGGTATTTGAATGATGAAAATTGA